A genomic window from Halorubrum trapanicum includes:
- a CDS encoding winged helix-turn-helix domain-containing protein, with product MRAEDGHDGAQYLAGSPVRVAILRALREDPRRPAELTDAVDATRTTVQRILAGFRERDWVVKRDADYRVTPTGERVHDAYETLLTEVERADRYGRFAETVERVGVDFPAEGIPDSDLTVASDQNPLAAVDRLTELLRESGGAEIRAVSPVVLQQFNDAAAAALDGGANVELIIDRDVVDTSVTEFGPATDRALNDDGAEVYVSAEPIEYGLVRCDDVACVTAYDERNNPRCVLESTEETVVDWVDDAFASLRDDATRLSAVVERA from the coding sequence ATGAGGGCCGAGGACGGACACGACGGCGCACAGTACCTCGCCGGCTCGCCCGTTCGGGTCGCGATACTCCGGGCGCTGCGCGAGGATCCGCGGCGCCCCGCGGAGTTGACCGACGCGGTCGACGCCACCCGAACGACGGTCCAACGGATCCTCGCGGGGTTCCGCGAGCGGGACTGGGTGGTGAAACGCGACGCCGACTACCGGGTGACGCCGACCGGGGAGCGAGTCCACGACGCGTACGAGACGCTGCTGACCGAGGTCGAGCGCGCCGACCGCTACGGGCGGTTCGCGGAGACCGTCGAGCGCGTCGGCGTCGACTTCCCCGCGGAGGGGATCCCCGACAGCGACCTCACGGTGGCGTCCGACCAGAACCCGCTGGCGGCCGTCGACCGGCTCACGGAGCTCCTGCGCGAGAGCGGCGGGGCCGAGATCCGGGCCGTCTCTCCCGTCGTCCTCCAGCAGTTCAACGACGCGGCGGCCGCGGCGCTGGACGGCGGCGCGAACGTGGAACTGATCATCGACCGCGACGTGGTCGACACGTCGGTCACGGAGTTCGGGCCGGCGACCGACCGCGCGCTGAACGACGACGGCGCCGAGGTGTACGTGAGCGCCGAACCGATCGAGTACGGGCTCGTCCGGTGTGACGACGTCGCGTGCGTGACCGCGTACGACGAGCGGAACAACCCGCGGTGCGTGCTCGAATCGACCGAGGAGACGGTGGTCGACTGGGTCGACGACGCGTTCGCGTCGCTCCGAGACGACGCGACGCGGCTCTCCGCGGTCGTCGAACGCGCCTGA
- a CDS encoding transcription initiation factor IIB family protein: MTRPTRQRDHDRQRVGDEDAEEDEIDVEEVEDIDELDPEDFDPEDLTRTADGELIHEETGMIIEDEQIDPGPEWRAFNHSERQEKSRVGAPTTKTMHDKGLTTTIDWKDKDAYGRSISSKKRSQMHRLRKWQERIRTKDAGERNLQFALSEIDRMASALGVPRSVREVASVIYRRALNEDLIRGRSIEGVSTAALYAACRKEGIPRSLEEISEVSRVDRKEIGRTYRYISQELGLEMRPVDPKKYVPRFSSELELSEEVQSKANEIIETTAEQGLLSGKSPTGYAAAAIYAASLLCNEKKTQREVADVAQVTEVTIRNRYQEQIEAMGIHS; this comes from the coding sequence ATGACACGGCCCACCCGGCAACGGGATCACGACCGGCAGCGCGTGGGGGACGAAGACGCCGAGGAAGACGAGATCGACGTCGAGGAGGTCGAGGACATCGACGAGCTGGACCCGGAGGACTTCGATCCGGAGGACCTCACCCGGACGGCCGACGGGGAGCTGATACACGAGGAGACGGGGATGATCATCGAGGACGAGCAGATCGATCCCGGCCCGGAGTGGCGCGCGTTCAACCACTCGGAGCGGCAGGAGAAGTCGCGCGTCGGCGCCCCGACGACGAAGACGATGCACGACAAGGGGCTGACGACGACGATCGACTGGAAGGACAAGGACGCCTACGGTCGGTCAATCTCCTCGAAGAAGCGGTCGCAGATGCACCGCCTCCGCAAGTGGCAGGAGCGCATCCGGACGAAAGACGCCGGCGAGCGCAACCTCCAGTTCGCGCTCTCGGAGATCGACCGGATGGCCTCGGCGCTCGGCGTCCCGCGCTCGGTACGCGAGGTCGCGTCCGTCATCTACCGACGCGCGCTCAACGAGGACCTCATCCGGGGCCGCTCCATCGAGGGCGTCTCCACGGCCGCGCTGTACGCCGCCTGCCGCAAGGAGGGGATCCCGCGCAGCTTAGAGGAGATCTCCGAGGTGTCCCGCGTCGACCGCAAGGAGATCGGTCGCACCTACCGCTACATCTCCCAGGAGCTCGGGTTGGAGATGCGCCCGGTCGACCCGAAGAAGTACGTCCCGCGGTTCTCCTCGGAGCTGGAGCTCTCCGAGGAGGTCCAGTCGAAGGCCAACGAGATCATCGAGACGACCGCCGAACAGGGTCTCCTCTCCGGGAAGTCGCCCACCGGCTACGCCGCCGCCGCCATCTACGCCGCCTCGCTGCTCTGCAACGAGAAGAAGACCCAGCGCGAGGTCGCCGACGTCGCGCAGGTCACCGAGGTCACCATCCGCAACCGGTACCAAGAGCAGATCGAGGCGATGGGCATCCACAGCTAG
- the rnhA gene encoding ribonuclease HI — MPTIDCDPTAARERLAGEGVRIDEGNTPHERWRAERDGAVAVAYDDKVVVQGSDPTRLTALLRDGGGRAHVYFDGASRGNPGPAAVGWCLVTSDGVVAEGGERIGRATNNQAEYAALIRALEAADEYGFDEIDVRGDSQLTVKQVRGEWDANDPELRERRVRARELLERFDRWSIAHVPREINERADDLANEALDDAN, encoded by the coding sequence ATGCCGACGATCGACTGCGACCCGACCGCCGCGCGCGAGCGGCTCGCGGGCGAGGGCGTCCGGATCGACGAGGGGAACACCCCCCACGAGCGGTGGCGCGCCGAGCGCGACGGGGCCGTCGCGGTCGCGTACGACGACAAGGTCGTCGTCCAGGGGAGCGACCCCACCCGACTGACCGCCCTGCTGCGCGACGGCGGCGGCCGCGCGCACGTCTACTTCGACGGCGCCTCCCGCGGGAACCCGGGGCCGGCCGCGGTCGGCTGGTGTCTGGTCACGTCCGACGGCGTCGTCGCCGAGGGCGGCGAGCGGATCGGCCGCGCGACGAACAACCAGGCCGAGTACGCCGCGCTGATCCGCGCGCTGGAGGCGGCCGACGAGTACGGCTTCGACGAGATCGACGTCCGGGGGGACTCCCAGCTCACCGTCAAGCAAGTCCGCGGCGAGTGGGACGCCAACGACCCGGAGCTCCGCGAGCGCCGCGTCCGAGCCCGGGAGCTACTGGAGCGGTTCGATCGGTGGTCGATCGCCCACGTACCGCGGGAGATAAACGAGCGCGCCGACGATCTGGCGAACGAGGCACTCGATGACGCGAACTGA
- a CDS encoding preprotein translocase subunit TatA, producing MVSLVPAFGGIPVGPELLIILIVAALLFGVPLVLVAGAVVYLATRAEDETADAETADSETADDDRIAELETEVKRLREQVGDESDELKEEEESS from the coding sequence ATGGTCTCTCTGGTCCCCGCGTTCGGCGGTATCCCCGTCGGGCCCGAACTCCTGATAATCCTGATCGTCGCCGCCCTCCTGTTCGGCGTGCCGCTCGTCCTCGTCGCGGGCGCGGTGGTGTACCTCGCGACGCGCGCCGAGGACGAGACGGCGGACGCAGAGACGGCGGACAGCGAGACGGCTGACGACGACCGGATCGCGGAACTGGAGACGGAGGTCAAGCGCCTCCGCGAGCAGGTCGGCGACGAGTCGGACGAGCTCAAGGAGGAAGAGGAGAGCTCGTAA
- the nreA gene encoding DNA repair protein NreA has product MRLDEFIEFEANERAERRRLAAEKDYGILDHLDSFERRFDEHVSDDAVVGSVSPSIFVGRADYPNVSTGLLSPVGREERAAAFETSAAWYDEGVSISDVFDRRTSLLNSTRGVDVADAGATGGVKSVGGGSGPAESVHDAWDGWLGVQREVAIADRPVDVEIGLDGRPDLDFEVGTEDIKTPTGPRAAARSADLGENPHVPRPVKKTLEDDDWRAEGAMTYLYRRGFDVYEINTILSAGALGRGENRRLVPTRWSITAVDDTVGQFLRGSIRDNPAVDRIEVHRNEYLGNAFWVILVPGRWEYELVEMKSPGSIWNPDPEAGVYLAAASEGREGRTGYVEETAGAYYASRLGVLEHLDDRGRQAKALVLRHVSDDYWGPVGVWQVREAVRNAFEGEFGAAETFGEAVRGVADQLPVSLGRLRRKSTMAAGLQANLGDFVDAD; this is encoded by the coding sequence ATGCGGCTCGACGAGTTCATCGAGTTCGAGGCGAACGAGCGCGCCGAGCGGCGGCGCCTCGCCGCCGAGAAGGACTACGGAATCTTAGACCACCTCGACTCCTTCGAGCGGCGCTTCGACGAACACGTCTCCGACGACGCCGTCGTCGGGAGCGTCTCGCCCTCCATCTTCGTCGGCCGCGCGGACTACCCGAACGTCTCGACCGGACTGTTATCCCCGGTCGGCCGCGAGGAGCGCGCGGCGGCGTTCGAGACCTCCGCGGCGTGGTACGACGAGGGCGTCTCGATTTCCGACGTGTTCGACCGTCGGACGAGCCTGCTCAACTCGACGCGCGGCGTCGACGTCGCGGACGCCGGTGCGACCGGCGGGGTGAAGTCGGTCGGCGGCGGGAGCGGCCCGGCCGAGAGCGTCCACGACGCGTGGGACGGCTGGCTCGGCGTTCAACGGGAGGTCGCCATCGCGGACCGCCCGGTCGACGTGGAGATCGGGCTCGACGGCCGCCCGGACCTCGACTTCGAGGTCGGCACGGAGGACATCAAGACGCCGACCGGGCCGCGGGCGGCGGCCCGCTCTGCCGACCTGGGCGAGAATCCGCACGTCCCGCGACCGGTGAAGAAGACCTTGGAGGACGACGACTGGCGCGCGGAGGGGGCGATGACGTACCTCTACCGCCGCGGGTTCGACGTGTACGAGATCAACACGATCCTCTCGGCTGGCGCGCTCGGGCGCGGCGAGAACCGCCGCCTGGTCCCGACGCGCTGGTCGATCACGGCCGTCGACGACACGGTCGGCCAGTTCCTCCGCGGCTCGATCCGCGACAACCCCGCGGTCGACCGGATCGAGGTCCACCGCAACGAGTACCTCGGCAACGCGTTCTGGGTGATCCTCGTCCCGGGGCGGTGGGAGTACGAGCTCGTCGAGATGAAATCGCCCGGCTCGATCTGGAACCCCGACCCCGAGGCCGGGGTGTACCTCGCGGCCGCGAGCGAGGGGCGCGAGGGGCGGACCGGCTACGTCGAGGAGACGGCGGGCGCCTACTACGCGTCTCGGCTGGGCGTCTTAGAGCACCTCGACGACCGCGGGCGGCAGGCGAAGGCGCTCGTCTTACGCCACGTCTCCGACGACTACTGGGGGCCGGTCGGCGTCTGGCAGGTGCGGGAGGCGGTCCGGAACGCGTTCGAGGGCGAGTTCGGGGCCGCGGAGACGTTCGGCGAGGCGGTCCGCGGCGTCGCCGACCAGCTCCCCGTCTCCCTCGGCCGGCTCCGGCGGAAGTCGACGATGGCGGCCGGGCTTCAGGCGAACCTCGGGGACTTCGTGGACGCGGACTGA
- a CDS encoding inorganic diphosphatase — MVNLWEDLETGPNAPDEIYAVVECLKGERNKYEYDKDIPGVVLDRVLHSNVHYPYDYGFIPQSYYDDEDPFDVMVLVEDQTFPGCVVEARPVAMMKMDDDGEQDDKVIAVPTEDPRFDHIEDLEDIPQQTLDEIDEFFATYKNLEAGKEVETLGWEDKAAAKEAIEHAQDLYDEQVA; from the coding sequence ATGGTCAACCTCTGGGAGGATCTCGAGACGGGACCGAACGCGCCGGACGAGATCTACGCCGTCGTCGAGTGTCTCAAAGGCGAGCGGAACAAGTACGAGTACGACAAGGACATCCCCGGCGTCGTGCTCGACCGCGTGCTCCACTCGAACGTCCACTACCCGTACGACTACGGCTTCATTCCGCAGTCGTACTACGACGACGAGGACCCCTTCGACGTGATGGTGCTCGTCGAGGACCAGACGTTCCCCGGCTGCGTCGTCGAGGCCCGCCCCGTCGCCATGATGAAGATGGACGACGACGGCGAGCAGGACGACAAGGTGATCGCGGTGCCGACCGAGGACCCCCGGTTCGACCACATCGAGGACCTCGAGGACATCCCCCAGCAGACCCTCGACGAGATAGACGAGTTCTTCGCGACCTACAAGAACCTCGAGGCCGGCAAGGAGGTCGAAACGCTCGGCTGGGAGGACAAGGCGGCGGCCAAGGAGGCCATCGAACACGCGCAGGACCTGTACGACGAGCAGGTCGCCTAA
- a CDS encoding DUF6517 family protein has product MDRDPTDDDAENETPSDAVTRRRALAVGGAVGLASLAGCTALDVATGDGPAEFAAGTATVGDATLDESGYDLNEVTDEVIAREVEVAGRTREVRVTNTVAEYDKAVELFGERYQAAVFAAVTTPQIEVLGRALNPIAEMDTRERAELILSRYEGVGDLERGSEYSTEVLGSDAEVVVYTADAEIEGTGVTTELELHIGEPVEAGSDFVLPLAAYPAAFSDGENVRRMMNGLEHEPNEEE; this is encoded by the coding sequence ATGGACCGAGATCCGACCGACGACGACGCCGAGAACGAGACACCGAGCGACGCGGTCACGCGCCGCCGGGCGCTCGCCGTCGGCGGCGCGGTCGGCCTCGCAAGCCTCGCCGGCTGCACCGCGCTCGACGTCGCGACCGGCGACGGGCCCGCGGAGTTCGCCGCCGGTACCGCGACAGTGGGCGACGCGACCCTCGACGAGAGCGGGTACGACCTCAACGAGGTGACCGACGAGGTGATCGCTCGGGAGGTGGAGGTGGCCGGACGGACCCGCGAGGTGCGCGTGACGAACACCGTCGCCGAGTACGACAAGGCCGTCGAGCTGTTCGGCGAGCGCTACCAGGCCGCCGTGTTCGCCGCGGTGACGACGCCGCAGATCGAGGTGCTCGGGCGGGCGCTCAACCCGATCGCCGAGATGGATACCCGCGAGCGCGCCGAGCTCATCCTGAGCCGCTACGAGGGCGTCGGCGACCTCGAACGCGGCTCGGAGTACTCGACGGAGGTGCTCGGTTCGGATGCCGAGGTCGTCGTGTACACGGCCGACGCGGAGATCGAGGGAACGGGCGTGACCACCGAGCTGGAGCTTCACATCGGCGAGCCGGTCGAGGCCGGCAGCGACTTCGTCCTCCCGCTGGCGGCGTATCCGGCCGCGTTCAGCGACGGCGAGAACGTCCGCCGGATGATGAACGGGCTCGAACACGAGCCCAACGAGGAGGAGTGA
- a CDS encoding PadR family transcriptional regulator → MSEAQTVTDESTAASDLTAFQQNILTILAEEPMYGLAIKRELEAYYGSEVNHGRLYPNLDDLVDHGLVEKSELDKRTNQYELTDEGHDVVLGQIEWVLDRFVTDETRADEVRALLE, encoded by the coding sequence ATGTCAGAGGCACAAACAGTCACTGATGAATCGACGGCCGCGAGCGATCTCACGGCGTTCCAACAGAACATCCTCACCATCCTCGCCGAGGAGCCGATGTACGGCCTCGCCATCAAGCGGGAGCTGGAGGCGTACTACGGCTCCGAAGTGAACCACGGCCGGCTCTACCCCAACCTCGACGACCTCGTCGACCACGGGCTCGTCGAGAAGAGCGAACTCGACAAGCGGACGAACCAGTACGAACTCACCGACGAGGGCCACGACGTCGTCCTCGGCCAGATCGAGTGGGTCCTCGACCGGTTCGTCACCGACGAGACGCGCGCGGACGAGGTCCGGGCGCTGCTCGAGTAA
- a CDS encoding DUF373 family protein, giving the protein MLLVLCVDLDDDLGRKTGIPTPVIGADDVTEAAVALATADPEDSDVNVLFQGVNVHDELAAEGEAVEVAAVTGVDGADVKANRAVGQEVDRVLAELSTGEEVSAVVITDGAQDESVLPVIRSRMPIDGMRRVVVRQAQDLESLYYTIKQVLADPETRGTILIPLGVVLLIYPLVVVANLFDVAGAAVLGILSGAVGLYSLFRGLGLEDTVDGAAESVRNVLYTGRVTLVTYVVALALVVVGGVQGVDTVDVVRTAQGSSLAVGTALAAFVHGFVQWLGVAGVTSSLGQITDEYLAGRFRWRYLNAPFYVAAIAVVLFAVSGFFLPDAPGVTALGLSELALALAAGTLIGVLSTLAFAVAESQLPSAEPV; this is encoded by the coding sequence ATGCTGCTCGTCCTCTGCGTCGACCTCGACGACGACCTCGGCCGGAAGACGGGGATCCCCACCCCCGTCATCGGCGCCGACGACGTCACCGAGGCCGCGGTCGCGCTCGCGACCGCCGACCCCGAGGACTCCGACGTGAACGTCTTATTCCAGGGCGTCAACGTCCACGACGAGCTGGCCGCCGAGGGCGAGGCCGTCGAGGTCGCGGCCGTCACCGGCGTCGACGGCGCGGACGTGAAGGCGAACCGCGCGGTCGGCCAGGAGGTCGACCGCGTGCTCGCCGAGCTGTCGACCGGCGAGGAGGTGTCCGCGGTCGTGATCACCGACGGCGCCCAAGACGAGTCCGTCCTCCCCGTGATCCGGTCGCGGATGCCGATCGACGGGATGCGCCGGGTCGTCGTCCGGCAGGCGCAGGACCTCGAGTCGCTCTACTACACGATCAAACAGGTGCTCGCCGACCCGGAGACCCGCGGGACGATCCTCATCCCGCTGGGCGTCGTCCTCCTCATCTACCCGCTGGTCGTCGTCGCCAACCTCTTCGACGTCGCGGGCGCGGCCGTGCTGGGGATCCTCTCGGGCGCGGTCGGGCTCTACTCGCTGTTCCGCGGGCTGGGACTGGAAGACACGGTCGACGGCGCCGCCGAGAGCGTCCGCAACGTGCTGTACACCGGCCGCGTGACGCTCGTCACCTACGTCGTCGCGCTCGCCTTGGTCGTCGTCGGCGGGGTCCAGGGGGTCGACACCGTCGACGTCGTCCGGACCGCGCAGGGGAGTTCGCTCGCCGTCGGCACCGCCCTCGCCGCGTTCGTCCACGGGTTCGTCCAGTGGCTCGGCGTCGCCGGCGTCACCTCCAGCCTGGGACAGATCACCGACGAGTACCTCGCCGGCCGGTTCCGGTGGCGCTACCTCAACGCCCCCTTCTACGTGGCCGCCATCGCCGTCGTGCTGTTCGCCGTCTCCGGCTTTTTCCTCCCGGACGCGCCCGGCGTGACGGCGCTGGGTCTCTCGGAGCTGGCGCTGGCGCTCGCGGCCGGGACGCTCATCGGCGTGTTGAGCACGCTCGCGTTCGCCGTCGCGGAGTCGCAGCTCCCGTCGGCGGAACCGGTCTGA
- a CDS encoding caspase family protein, producing the protein MSIDIDPLREADGITVTDHIENTQFEVYTDRPVEPRRRPESDHYFPVDASVAVETGAIEIPRVAVVETRDGDGVLLTHGDCYEMPDGTYHVGINPAPTKLYLTFDAGFSVSTTDRTTRIDLNTPGTVGLGFRSLHQTPAGTITTPTDPESLMDAVSLLGSALQTTSPERSFPTLRGHPPLIEPGEEFRVPERVEPVESGVRIVVPPEYRYLYPVVSLAYYFAADVVPGDAPRIEGEGWTYPLEPGFEERTAQVLRQSFHMDCLARTEGFYPVDLHEREATDLDLDWERLYDLPLAERLGEYLEVPFEAVEPELPQWTLTTDVRPHPGNVEMLPFVAGELSIVRSPETVTPVDDDGGVGVGFFGGADRSSSAATRREVPAGGVGLDGGRAVVDPDSGGLDDGEFVRGGAGAGAAIPGATRGADATENRGAVAAQTDFVRPEPVDTVEHAWVGDGVPLDANKATLDAYHRRLEAGQVEQSRISVLVVCNDDQMREEGNVADLYGLRDMVQFDIEVRHDLTREEMRETLESDIDFLHYIGHVDDRGMQCAEEYLDLTDEDLEIGVSAFLLNACQSYQQGEALVHRGSRGGIVTLSDVANSPATTLGRIIARLMNSGFNLRTALHVAKRELITGHQYIVVGDGGTTICQSRSGSVVVLDISNGSGDSWELVAEMFPNGPYGKGSLTKMNMSGESDNHYIPTRISIESVQKSKLKSFLELETVPIFIDDELTWSDEFVID; encoded by the coding sequence ATGAGCATCGACATCGACCCGCTGCGCGAGGCCGACGGGATCACCGTCACCGACCACATCGAGAACACGCAGTTCGAGGTGTACACCGACCGGCCGGTCGAGCCGCGCCGACGGCCCGAGTCGGACCACTACTTCCCGGTCGACGCCAGCGTCGCGGTCGAGACCGGCGCGATCGAGATCCCGCGCGTCGCGGTCGTCGAGACACGAGACGGCGACGGAGTACTCCTGACCCACGGGGACTGCTACGAGATGCCTGACGGGACCTATCACGTCGGTATAAACCCCGCGCCGACGAAGCTGTACCTCACCTTCGACGCCGGCTTCTCCGTGTCCACGACCGACCGGACGACTCGGATCGACCTCAACACGCCGGGCACGGTCGGGCTCGGGTTCCGGTCGCTCCACCAGACGCCGGCGGGGACGATCACCACGCCGACCGATCCGGAGTCGCTGATGGACGCCGTCTCGCTGCTCGGGTCGGCGCTCCAGACGACCAGTCCTGAGCGGTCGTTCCCGACCCTGCGGGGCCATCCTCCCCTCATCGAGCCCGGCGAGGAGTTCCGCGTCCCCGAGCGGGTCGAGCCGGTCGAGAGCGGCGTGCGGATCGTCGTCCCGCCCGAGTACCGCTACCTCTACCCCGTCGTCTCGCTGGCGTACTACTTCGCCGCCGACGTCGTCCCCGGCGACGCTCCGCGAATCGAGGGCGAAGGGTGGACGTACCCGCTCGAACCGGGGTTCGAGGAACGGACCGCGCAGGTGCTCAGACAGTCGTTCCACATGGACTGTCTCGCCCGCACGGAGGGGTTCTACCCGGTCGACCTCCACGAGCGCGAGGCGACCGACCTCGACCTCGACTGGGAGCGGCTGTACGACCTCCCGCTCGCAGAGCGGCTCGGCGAGTACCTCGAGGTGCCCTTCGAGGCGGTCGAGCCCGAGCTCCCGCAGTGGACCCTGACGACCGACGTCCGTCCCCACCCGGGAAATGTGGAGATGCTCCCGTTCGTCGCCGGCGAGCTGTCGATCGTCCGCTCGCCGGAGACCGTCACGCCGGTGGACGACGACGGGGGAGTCGGCGTCGGCTTCTTCGGCGGCGCGGACCGAAGCTCGTCGGCGGCCACGAGGCGGGAGGTCCCTGCCGGCGGCGTCGGCCTCGACGGCGGACGTGCCGTCGTCGACCCCGACAGCGGCGGCCTCGACGACGGCGAGTTCGTGCGCGGTGGTGCGGGCGCGGGAGCAGCGATCCCGGGAGCCACCCGCGGCGCAGACGCGACCGAGAACCGCGGCGCCGTCGCAGCCCAGACCGACTTCGTCCGGCCGGAGCCGGTCGACACCGTCGAGCACGCGTGGGTCGGCGACGGCGTCCCGCTCGACGCCAACAAGGCGACGCTCGACGCGTACCACCGCCGGCTCGAAGCCGGGCAGGTCGAGCAGTCGCGCATCTCCGTCCTCGTGGTCTGTAACGACGACCAGATGCGCGAGGAGGGGAACGTCGCCGACCTGTACGGGCTCCGCGACATGGTCCAGTTCGACATCGAGGTGCGCCACGACCTCACCCGCGAGGAGATGCGCGAGACGCTCGAGTCCGACATCGACTTCCTCCACTACATCGGCCACGTCGACGACCGCGGGATGCAGTGCGCCGAGGAGTACCTGGACCTGACCGACGAGGACCTCGAGATCGGCGTCAGCGCCTTCCTGCTCAACGCCTGCCAGTCCTACCAGCAGGGTGAGGCCTTAGTCCACCGCGGCTCGCGCGGCGGCATCGTCACCCTCTCCGACGTGGCGAACTCGCCCGCGACGACGCTCGGCCGGATCATCGCCCGCCTGATGAACAGCGGGTTCAACCTCCGGACCGCGCTTCACGTGGCGAAACGGGAGTTGATTACGGGTCACCAGTACATCGTTGTCGGCGACGGGGGGACGACGATCTGTCAGAGCCGGAGTGGATCTGTAGTTGTGCTTGACATTTCGAACGGATCTGGGGACTCATGGGAATTGGTTGCGGAAATGTTTCCGAATGGCCCCTACGGGAAAGGTTCTCTTACAAAAATGAATATGTCAGGAGAGTCAGACAACCACTACATCCCTACAAGGATATCCATAGAAAGTGTTCAGAAGAGCAAACTCAAGAGTTTCCTCGAGCTTGAGACAGTACCGATTTTTATTGACGATGAGTTAACTTGGAGTGACGAGTTTGTTATCGATTAA
- a CDS encoding radical SAM protein, whose translation MISKGCEQCAKGGKMVLFVYGYCDQRDCFYCPLGENRKNVTDVYANERKVESDEDVIEEAKRMSALGTSITGGEPQEAMAKTTRYLELLKDEFGEDHHTHLYTGITGGRENMRKLSEAGLDEIRFHPPVELWGDMHGTEWEEILHIAREEGLTPAFEIPGIRAEPEFLEFLDEGAAEFCNINEFEMSDGNYRRMQEEGFELQEGHMSAVEGSKDAILEEMASHEKVYFCTSVFKDAAQHRNRLKRMAKNIRREFDEVTDDGTLVYGKAFADRDRFESLGVPEEFYTVKSDHVEVAWWLLEEMVEDGDLDEGEIVEQYPTVDGTVVERTPVA comes from the coding sequence ATGATCTCCAAGGGCTGTGAACAGTGCGCCAAGGGCGGGAAGATGGTGCTTTTCGTCTACGGGTACTGCGACCAGCGGGACTGCTTCTACTGCCCCCTCGGAGAGAACCGGAAGAACGTCACCGACGTGTACGCCAACGAGCGGAAGGTCGAGTCCGACGAGGACGTGATCGAGGAGGCCAAGCGCATGAGCGCGCTCGGCACCTCGATCACCGGCGGCGAGCCGCAGGAGGCGATGGCGAAGACGACCCGGTACCTCGAACTGCTGAAAGACGAGTTCGGCGAGGACCACCACACGCACCTCTACACCGGAATTACGGGCGGCCGCGAGAACATGCGGAAGCTCTCGGAGGCCGGCCTCGACGAGATCCGCTTCCACCCGCCCGTCGAGCTGTGGGGCGACATGCACGGCACCGAGTGGGAGGAGATCCTCCATATCGCCCGTGAAGAGGGGCTCACGCCCGCCTTCGAGATCCCCGGAATTCGCGCGGAGCCGGAGTTCTTGGAGTTCTTAGACGAGGGCGCCGCGGAGTTCTGTAATATCAACGAGTTCGAGATGTCCGACGGGAACTACCGCCGGATGCAAGAGGAGGGGTTCGAGCTCCAGGAGGGGCACATGTCCGCGGTCGAGGGGTCGAAGGACGCCATCCTCGAAGAGATGGCGAGCCACGAGAAGGTGTACTTCTGCACCTCGGTGTTCAAAGACGCCGCCCAACACCGCAACCGCCTGAAGCGGATGGCGAAGAACATCCGTCGCGAGTTCGACGAGGTGACGGACGACGGGACCTTGGTCTACGGGAAGGCGTTCGCCGACCGCGATCGCTTCGAGTCGCTCGGCGTCCCCGAGGAGTTCTACACGGTGAAGTCGGACCACGTCGAGGTCGCGTGGTGGCTCTTAGAGGAGATGGTCGAGGACGGTGACCTCGACGAGGGCGAGATCGTCGAGCAGTACCCGACCGTCGACGGCACCGTCGTCGAACGCACCCCGGTCGCCTGA